Sequence from the Desulfovibrio sp. UIB00 genome:
GATGTTGATGCGCTGGCCGCACGCAATGTTCCTGTATGCAACGTTGTTGCTTACGGCGTGAGCGATGTGGCCCAGCATGCAATGGCGCTCTTGCTTGAACTGTGCCGCCACACGAGCCTGCATTCCGAAAGCGTCAAAAACGGCGACTGGCTCAAATCCAAAAGCTGGTGCTACTGGAAGATCCCGCCTCTGTGCCTGGAAGGCCTGACCATGGGCCTCATTGGTTTTGGCTCCATAGGCCGCCGTATGGGTGAACTGGCCCACGCCTTTGGCATGAGCGTACTCGCCTACTGCCGCACCCCCAAGGATCCGCCGTCCTACGGCCCCTTTGCCTTTGCCACGCTTGAGCATCTGCTTTGCGCATCGGACGTGGTTTCGCTGCACTGCCCGCTGACCAAGGAAACACGCAACATCATCAATGCCAAAACACTTTCGTCCATGCGCAAAGGGGCTATTCTGCTGAATACCTCGCGTGGGCCGCTGGTGGATGAAGCCGCCGCTGCTGAAGCCCTGAAATCCGGGCATCTGCGAGGTCTTGGAACTGACGTGCTTGCACAGGAGCCTCCGCAGGACGACAATCCCCTGTTTTCAGCGCCCAACACGCTGATTACGCCGCACATTGCTTGGGCTACCACACGTGCGCGGCAAAACATCATTGACCTCATGGCGGAGAACATCCGGCGCTGGCAGGCAGGAACTCCCGTCAATGTGGTGAATGGGGTAAAATAAGCGCCAATCATGTACATCGATATACACACCCATGCCTTTCATCCCAAGATAGCGCACAAGGCAGTGGATCACCTGAATGAATTTTATAGCGTCAACTGCGCGGGCGATGGCACCATCGCCCACCTGCTGGAGCGCGAACGTAAGGCCGAGATGGAAAAGTGCGTGGTTTTGTGCGCAGCCACAGCACCGGCCCAGGTTATTCCGGCAAACAACTACGCCATCACCTTGCAAAAGGAGCATGCGGACAGGGTCATCGCCTTTGGTACGGTGCACCCGGGCTATGAAAACTGGGAGGCGGAGCTTAATCGCATCAAGGGCGCGGGCATCCGTGGCATCAAGCTGCACCCTGATTTTCAGAGCTTCTGGCTGGACGACCCTCGCCTTCTGCCCATTTTTGAAGCAGCGCAAAAAGACTTTGTATTTGAAATCCACATAGGCGACAGAACAACGCCAGCCCAAAACCCCTCCTGCCCTTACAAACTGGCGGCTATTCTGCGTCAGTTCCCCCGCATGAGGGTGATTGCGGCCCATTTTGGCGGCTACCGCATGTGGGCGCATGCGCTTGATGCTCTTGCTGGCAACAGGTTTGAAAACCTTTGGTTTGACACCTCAAGTACAACGCCCTTTGCCACCCCGCTGCTTGCCAAAAAACTTCTTGGGGCTTTTCCGCGAGAACGTATTCTCTTTGGCACAGATTGGCCGCTGTACGACCCTGTGGAAGAACGACAACGCCTGCAACGCCTTGCCAGCCTCAAGGATGCGGAGATGGAAACCATCATGAGCAACGCCACGTCCTTGCTGTGCGACAGTGCCCCGCAGGCGAAAAGCCAGCTCAGCCATTGACAGCCGACCCTCTTTGCGGGTAAGTGTCTTGCCAAGCCGGACGGCGGCAGCACTGCCAACCCCGTCAGGTCCGAAAGGAAGCAGCGGCAACAGACGTTGCCGGGTGTCCGGCCCACAAAAAACCGCAATGGTACCCCGTTGCGGTTTTTTGCGTCCTTGAAAAATCGCGACAATCACAGACCCTGCAAAAAGGAATTGCCGCCGCCCCCAGAGGGCACAGCGGCAATTTCGGTTCTGCTGCAGTTATGCGGGCAGATGCCTTGCTAATTCTGGTCCTTAGACGGCTCGTCCTCATCAACCATCACATCCACCTGATAAATACCGCGCATTTCGTCCAGGTGAGCGCGCATGGCCTTTTCCGCCAAGTCTGGGTCACGCTTTTTGAGCGCTTCGTACACGCCAACGTGGGCGCGGTATGAACGCTCGCTCTGCTTGCGCACCTGCAAAGAGGCGTACAGAGGCGTGATCAGCCAACCGGCAAAGCCTTCGGCCAAAAGCCCGAGAAAGTTGTTGCCCATGCATTCCACAAGATAGCGATGGAAATCAATATCCGCTTCGGCAAAAGCGCGTATTTCCGATGCGTCCAGCAATCTGCGCTGATTTTGCAGCTGCTCGTCAAGGCGGGTCAGTTGCTCATCAGTTATTTCAAGGGCCATGCGCCGCACCACGGCGGTTTCAAAAAAGAGCCGCAGATCGTGCAGTTGACGCCAGCCGTCAGGCGAGCTGGAGTAAATCTCGAGTGTAGCCCTCATCTCGCGCAGCAGGGGCTTGAGCGTCAGGCGGCACACGCGGGCGCGCATGCCGGGCGAGACCTCAATAAGGCCCATGCGCGCCAGACCGGAAAGAGCTTCGCGCACAGCAGGCCGGCCCACGCCGAACTCGTCCATCAACTCGCGCTCGGAGGGCAGCTTTTGCCCTACCTGATAAACGCCGCTCTGAATGTCATCCAGCAGGCAACTCAGCACTTCAGTGTGCACTCTGGGCCGCTGAATGCTGCGCTTTCTTCCGGCCTGTGCATCGGCATCCATATTTTTCGAATTTTCGGTATTCATGGCGAAATTCGTTTCTCCTTGAGGTCTGCGGTACGCCGCATCTTTTTGAAAAAACAAGAATTTGTATGAGTCAAAAAAGCAGTAATCCCATAAACCTTTACAAAATTTTCATAAGATATTTCCTTACCCCATGAATTTCTGTATACTTATACAAGAAGGCCGACACAAAATGCTGCGGCTGACCGGTTACTTCCGGCTATTGCCCGCAATGCCACATTGTTGCTGGCCCAAAAACTTTTTTGAGAGCATGTTCAACTGAGGCTGCCCAGCGCCCACAGGCGCATTTTTTACACTGTCACGGCAGACAAACAGATGAAGGAGCAAGTGATGTCACGTATCAAGAACCTGCGGGAAGAAGCCCTGGCCATGCACAAGGAATATCAGGGGAAAATTGAGGTTCGGGTCAAAGCCCCTGTGCGCGATAACGACGACCTCACCCTAGCCTACTCGCCCGGCGTTGCCGAGCCTTGCATGGAAATTCATAAAGATCCCGCAATGCTTGATGTTTATACAAACCACTCCAACTTTGTCTGCGTCGTTTCCAACGGCACTGCCGTGCTTGGCCTTGGGAGCATCGGCGCTGCCGCTGCCATGCCCGTTATGGAAGGCAAATCCCTGCTGTTCAAAACCTTTGGCGATGTGGATGCCTTCCCCATCTGCGTGGACACCAAGGACACCGGCAAGATCGTGGAGCTGGTTGAACTCATGGCCCCGACCTTTGGCGGCGTGAACCTTGAAGACATCAAGGCCCCTGAATGCTTTGTCATTGAAGACACCCTGAAAAAGAACGGCATCTTCAAAGGCCCCATTTTCCATGACGACCAGCACGGCACCGCCGTTGTTACCCTGGCCGGTCTTATCAATGCTCTGAAAATTGTTGGCAAAAAACTTGATGAAGTGACCGTTGTCACCAGCGGCGCTGGCGCTGCGGGTATTGCCATCATCAAGCTGCTCATGGCCGTGGGCCTCAAAAACGTCATCATGTGCGATTCCAAAGGCGCTATCTGGCAGGGCCGCCCCGAAGGCATGAATCCCTACAAGGATGAAATCGCCAAGCACACCAATCCCAACA
This genomic interval carries:
- a CDS encoding D-2-hydroxyacid dehydrogenase is translated as MKIAILDGAVLNPGDVDWGPITSLGDVSIYETTPTEAVAERTQGADVVLVNKTPLTGANLAQLDSNVRMVGVLATGYNIVDVDALAARNVPVCNVVAYGVSDVAQHAMALLLELCRHTSLHSESVKNGDWLKSKSWCYWKIPPLCLEGLTMGLIGFGSIGRRMGELAHAFGMSVLAYCRTPKDPPSYGPFAFATLEHLLCASDVVSLHCPLTKETRNIINAKTLSSMRKGAILLNTSRGPLVDEAAAAEALKSGHLRGLGTDVLAQEPPQDDNPLFSAPNTLITPHIAWATTRARQNIIDLMAENIRRWQAGTPVNVVNGVK
- a CDS encoding amidohydrolase family protein, with protein sequence MYIDIHTHAFHPKIAHKAVDHLNEFYSVNCAGDGTIAHLLERERKAEMEKCVVLCAATAPAQVIPANNYAITLQKEHADRVIAFGTVHPGYENWEAELNRIKGAGIRGIKLHPDFQSFWLDDPRLLPIFEAAQKDFVFEIHIGDRTTPAQNPSCPYKLAAILRQFPRMRVIAAHFGGYRMWAHALDALAGNRFENLWFDTSSTTPFATPLLAKKLLGAFPRERILFGTDWPLYDPVEERQRLQRLASLKDAEMETIMSNATSLLCDSAPQAKSQLSH
- a CDS encoding FCD domain-containing protein, which gives rise to MNTENSKNMDADAQAGRKRSIQRPRVHTEVLSCLLDDIQSGVYQVGQKLPSERELMDEFGVGRPAVREALSGLARMGLIEVSPGMRARVCRLTLKPLLREMRATLEIYSSSPDGWRQLHDLRLFFETAVVRRMALEITDEQLTRLDEQLQNQRRLLDASEIRAFAEADIDFHRYLVECMGNNFLGLLAEGFAGWLITPLYASLQVRKQSERSYRAHVGVYEALKKRDPDLAEKAMRAHLDEMRGIYQVDVMVDEDEPSKDQN
- a CDS encoding malic enzyme-like NAD(P)-binding protein; its protein translation is MKNLREEALAMHKEYQGKIEVRVKAPVRDNDDLTLAYSPGVAEPCMEIHKDPAMLDVYTNHSNFVCVVSNGTAVLGLGSIGAAAAMPVMEGKSLLFKTFGDVDAFPICVDTKDTGKIVELVELMAPTFGGVNLEDIKAPECFVIEDTLKKNGIFKGPIFHDDQHGTAVVTLAGLINALKIVGKKLDEVTVVTSGAGAAGIAIIKLLMAVGLKNVIMCDSKGAIWQGRPEGMNPYKDEIAKHTNPNKIKGGLAEAIKGADVFIGVSAPNSLNEDMIRSMAKDPIVFAQANPIPEIWPLQRAFDGGAKVVATGRSDCPNQINNVLAFPGIFRGAIDVRATDINDAMKIAAATALAELVKPEELSPSMIIPSTLNPDVAPLVAAATAKAAMESGIARVHMNPDDVAENLRKRLAKRRG